The window ACTCACCTCCCACCGCCGGCTGCGCGCCGAAGGCGGCCCGCAGTACCCGATCCTGTTCGCCCTACCCGGCCGGCTCAGAGAACAGAACCTGCACCGCAAACTCGCCGACCGACCCGAGCCAAGCCTCATCATCGCGACCACCTCGCCGGAATCCGGGCCCGACCCGGCCGGCCCGGTGTGGCGACTGGCCGGCAACGGCCGACACCGGCTCACTTTGGCCGACCTACCCAGCAACCACGGCGAGCCCGGCCCACTCAACCCCGGGCCGACGCGCCCCGAGGACCATCCCCTCCGCCTGATCCTCGATCCCTCCGCCTGACCACCTCGGCCGGCGAGAGTCGACATCAGGCCTACCGTCACAGACTGGGCCCTCGCGAGCTGAGCCTGAGGTCAAACCGCCTCTGCCGTCGTACCGGTTCCGGTGCACCTAAAGTCCATAGTGGGTGACTTCACGGCCGCGCTGCAGCCGGCGGTTGTACCCAACAGCGAGCCGAACTACCCAACAGTGCCGCGACGTCAACGGGGTCAGTCGCCGCAGCTATCCAACAGCACAGGTCAACGGTGGTGCCGGCCAATCGGAGGCATCGGCCGGCTGTTGGGTGGCGGGGCTACGGTGAAGGCTCATTCATTGAAACCCCCAAACAGCACCACCCGGGCCGCGCCGCCCACGACCTCGGTTGCAACCGCCCACTCGCCATCCGGCCGGTCGGCCTGCTCCGCCCGTAGGCGCCTCCGCCCACCACCTGCACCACCACAGCACCACCGCGCGGCCTCTACGCGCCCCACGCGGTTCTACCCCGCGTTCTCCTGACCGCTCTGCGGTCGATCCCCACCTACTCCATGCCTCCCCGCGCGGAGGCCGCTCTCGGCATGCCTGCCGACCTACTCAACCCCTTCTGGAGGATCCTGTGCCCAACACGTCCCTGACCATCGTGTGCCTACCCAAAGGCACCCCCACCGATCAGCTGGCCGCCACGGCCAAGAACCGCCTCGCAGGCACACCGCTGATCAGTCTCGGCACCGCCGGACACTTCGCCGTCAGCACCCGTCTTCGTCGCGGAAGCCTCCTCCAGCCTTGGAAGGACACTGCTGCCGGCGGCCCTGTCCGCCTCCTCGACCTCGACACCATGCGCACCGCTGCCCGCAACACCTACGGGTACCGCTGGACCATCTGGAACCAGGTCATCGCCGGCACCCGGCCCGCCCAGCCCTACTGGATCTTCGCCGAACGGCACCTTGCCGACCCGGTCAAGTACCCGGTCTCCAAGGCCCAAGAGCACTATCTTGCCCAGCCCCGCATCGCGAACATGCTCACCTACAACGCGCTCCCCAACAAGATCATGGCGCTACCCACCAGCCACCTGGAGGCCTTCCAGGCTGGCGTACGCGGCTACGCCCACTTCGGTTGGCTCTGCGCCGTCCCCGGCGACGGGCTGCTCTGTCTGGACGGTACCTACCTGGCCGCCGCAAGCGACCAACTGTCCACCCGCCTGTTCTACCTGGCTACCGCCAACCAGCGCATCACCGCGCTCAGCAGCCACGACGTCCTCGTCGCACTGTGCACCCGCTGAACCCCCGCACAGCAACTCCTACACGCCAGGCGAACCGGCTTTCCGGTTCGCCTGTTCTGCGCTTCCACCCCATCCTCTGCCCCAAAAGGAGGCCTTCTCATGATTCCCAGACCATCCGTCGCGGCCCTGCGATGGACATCGGTAATCACCATGTCACTCGTTGAAGCCGCAGCCTTGCATCTGCTGCTGGTTGACCGTGATGCCCTGGCCGCTGTCGTCGCCATGTTCGGCATCGCCATGCTGGCGGCCCAGTTGGCCCTTTTCAACGAGCGGGCCGTCCGCGCCGAGCGCCGTGCCGAAGAGTTGGAGGGTGAGCTCGAAGTGGCACGTACGGACCCCGTCACCGGGCTCGCGGTGCGCCGGGTCGCCGAACAGCACCTGCGCGACACCGCCGGATCCGACGTCACCGTTGCCCTTATTGACGTCGACGATCTGCACGCAATCAACGACGCCATCGGCCACGACGGCGGCGATGTTTTCCTCGCCGCGGTAGCCGAACGCCTCGTGCACGCCGCCGAGCCGGGCGACCTCGTGGCCCGCCTCGGCGGAGACGAGTTCGTACTCATCACCGGCCGCGATCCGCACGAGCTGGCACGGGGACTGTCCGCCGCTATCACGCAACCCGTCACGATCGGCTCGGCGACGCTGCCGATGCACGTCAGCATCGGGATCT is drawn from Micromonospora sp. Llam0 and contains these coding sequences:
- a CDS encoding GGDEF domain-containing protein — protein: MLAAQLALFNERAVRAERRAEELEGELEVARTDPVTGLAVRRVAEQHLRDTAGSDVTVALIDVDDLHAINDAIGHDGGDVFLAAVAERLVHAAEPGDLVARLGGDEFVLITGRDPHELARGLSAAITQPVTIGSATLPMHVSIGICRVAGGDPRIAFGCSDLAMFTAKWQGSVIEHYDPVRDGVPLSHGVRPSVRHRDRGSGRRPDSSA